The following proteins are encoded in a genomic region of Streptococcus sp. 29892:
- a CDS encoding CCA tRNA nucleotidyltransferase, producing the protein MKLTNLPSEFQEALPILEKIKVAGYEAYFVGGSVRDAILGRPIHDVDIATSSYPQETKQIFPRTIDVGIEHGTVLVLEGGKEYEITTFRTEEEYVDYRRPSQVSFVRSLEEDLKRRDFTVNAFALDEEAQIVDLFDGMTDLDNRTLRAVGIPAERFNEDALRIMRGFRFAATLDFEIEPTTFTAMVETAPLLEKISVERSFIEFDKLLMADFWRKGLRALIDSKAYNFLPDLADKGEKLESMLTSLAEDFQFSTSEQAWAMLFVCLGIDNIKSFLKKWKTSNDFQRTVIKLVEIYQLRQAGPVTKQICFKYGKEFLYLVEELRQAQGLVTDFEGIDRIDQALTIHDKHEIVVNGGHLMKAFDLKPGPVLGNLLKEVEFQIVEGQLENEEKAIMAFVKGRLDNE; encoded by the coding sequence ATGAAATTAACCAATCTGCCTTCTGAATTTCAGGAGGCTTTGCCGATTTTAGAGAAAATTAAAGTAGCTGGTTACGAGGCTTATTTTGTTGGCGGTTCAGTACGGGATGCCATTCTGGGCAGACCTATTCATGATGTCGACATTGCCACTTCCAGCTATCCGCAAGAAACCAAGCAAATCTTCCCGCGGACTATTGATGTGGGGATTGAGCATGGAACTGTCCTAGTCTTGGAAGGCGGAAAAGAGTATGAAATCACCACTTTTCGGACAGAGGAAGAGTATGTAGATTATCGTCGTCCCAGTCAGGTTTCTTTTGTGCGTTCCTTGGAAGAGGATCTCAAACGTCGCGACTTCACGGTTAATGCTTTTGCCCTTGATGAAGAGGCTCAAATCGTTGATCTCTTTGATGGGATGACTGACTTAGATAACCGCACCTTGCGTGCTGTTGGCATCCCGGCTGAGCGTTTCAACGAAGATGCTCTCCGTATCATGCGTGGATTTCGCTTTGCGGCGACCTTGGATTTTGAGATTGAGCCGACGACCTTCACAGCTATGGTGGAAACGGCACCACTGTTGGAAAAAATCTCGGTGGAACGTAGCTTTATCGAGTTTGATAAACTCTTGATGGCGGATTTTTGGCGAAAAGGCTTGCGTGCTCTGATTGATTCCAAGGCCTACAATTTCTTGCCTGACCTAGCAGACAAGGGAGAAAAGCTTGAAAGCATGTTGACCAGTCTGGCAGAAGATTTCCAATTTTCAACTTCTGAACAAGCCTGGGCCATGCTCTTTGTCTGCCTAGGTATTGATAACATCAAGTCCTTCCTGAAAAAATGGAAAACCAGTAATGATTTCCAACGCACTGTAATCAAGTTGGTAGAGATTTATCAGCTTCGCCAAGCAGGACCTGTTACCAAACAAATCTGTTTCAAGTATGGCAAAGAATTCTTGTACTTGGTAGAGGAACTCCGTCAGGCACAAGGTCTTGTCACAGATTTTGAGGGAATTGACCGCATTGACCAAGCCTTGACTATCCATGACAAGCATGAAATTGTTGTCAATGGAGGACATCTGATGAAGGCATTTGACCTCAAACCAGGTCCAGTCTTAGGCAATTTGCTCAAAGAGGTGGAATTCCAGATTGTGGAAGGACAGCTGGAAAACGAAGAGAAAGCTATTATGGCGTTTGTAAAAGGGAGATTAGATAATGAGTGA
- the dapB gene encoding 4-hydroxy-tetrahydrodipicolinate reductase, with translation MTIKVIIAGFKGKMGSTAVEMVKGDAELTLAALVDPFAIETEVDGVPVFKTKEEVAGLDAHVWVDFTTPKFAYENTRFALENGFAPVVGTTGFTPEEIEELTTLSAEKGLGGLIAPNFAIGAILLMQFAAQAAKYFPNLEIIELHHDKKKDAPSGTAVKTAELISQVRQSQVQGAADEEELIAGARGAAFDGFRIHSVRLPGLVAHQEVIFGAQGEGLTIRHDSYDRISFMGGVNLGIKEVVKRSQLVYGLEHLL, from the coding sequence ATGACAATTAAGGTAATTATCGCAGGTTTTAAAGGGAAAATGGGCTCAACGGCTGTTGAGATGGTCAAGGGTGATGCAGAACTGACTCTGGCTGCCTTGGTGGATCCATTTGCGATAGAAACAGAAGTAGATGGTGTTCCTGTTTTCAAGACAAAAGAAGAAGTGGCTGGCCTAGACGCTCATGTCTGGGTGGATTTTACAACGCCAAAATTTGCCTATGAAAACACTCGTTTTGCCTTGGAAAACGGTTTTGCTCCTGTGGTTGGAACAACGGGATTTACCCCTGAAGAAATTGAGGAATTGACAACCTTGTCTGCTGAGAAGGGCTTGGGAGGCTTGATTGCTCCTAACTTTGCGATTGGAGCCATCTTGCTTATGCAATTTGCAGCACAGGCAGCCAAGTATTTCCCAAATCTTGAAATCATCGAATTGCACCATGACAAGAAGAAGGATGCACCGAGTGGTACGGCTGTCAAAACGGCCGAACTCATTTCCCAAGTCCGTCAGTCACAAGTTCAAGGGGCAGCGGATGAAGAAGAACTGATTGCTGGTGCTCGCGGTGCAGCATTTGACGGCTTCCGTATCCACTCAGTACGCTTGCCAGGCCTTGTTGCCCATCAGGAAGTGATTTTTGGTGCGCAAGGTGAAGGCTTGACCATTCGTCATGACTCTTACGATCGTATTTCCTTTATGGGCGGTGTCAACCTCGGCATTAAAGAGGTAGTCAAACGCTCACAACTCGTATATGGTTTGGAACACTTACTATGA
- a CDS encoding DegV family protein, with product MKLAVITDSSAVLGIEREDLFVLNIPVNIDGVNYIEGQNLTVEEFYQKMASSKDLPKTSQPSLMELDDILTSLKEKGYTHALGLFLSSGISGFYQNIQYLAEEYEGLTVTFPDTKITSAPLGMMVENVLKWADEGQSFEEIIGKLNQEIGKTTAFIMVDDLNHLVKGGRLSNGAALLGNLLSIKPILYFTDEGKIEVYEKVRTEKKAIKRLLEILQEQTKNGHYQIAIIHANAPEKAENFKQQLEEAGVGSDLPIVSFGSVIGTHLGEGAVAFGISPIIE from the coding sequence ATGAAATTAGCAGTTATTACGGACTCATCGGCTGTTTTAGGGATAGAACGCGAGGACTTGTTTGTCTTAAATATTCCAGTTAACATTGATGGTGTCAATTATATCGAAGGTCAAAATTTGACCGTTGAGGAATTTTATCAAAAAATGGCCTCATCAAAGGATTTACCAAAGACCAGCCAACCAAGTTTGATGGAGTTAGACGATATTTTGACAAGTTTGAAAGAAAAAGGCTATACGCACGCGCTAGGCTTGTTCTTATCGTCAGGTATTTCCGGTTTTTACCAAAATATCCAGTATCTGGCAGAAGAATATGAAGGCCTGACGGTTACCTTCCCAGATACAAAAATAACTTCAGCACCTTTAGGTATGATGGTTGAAAATGTACTCAAATGGGCCGATGAAGGTCAGAGCTTTGAAGAAATTATTGGCAAATTGAACCAAGAAATTGGCAAGACCACAGCCTTTATTATGGTCGATGACCTTAATCACCTAGTAAAAGGTGGTCGCCTGTCTAATGGTGCAGCCTTGTTAGGTAATCTCTTGAGTATCAAGCCAATTTTATACTTCACAGATGAAGGTAAGATTGAAGTTTATGAAAAAGTTCGGACTGAGAAAAAGGCTATCAAGCGCTTGTTAGAAATTCTTCAAGAACAAACGAAAAATGGTCACTACCAAATTGCCATCATTCATGCCAATGCGCCTGAAAAAGCTGAAAACTTTAAACAACAGTTAGAAGAAGCCGGAGTGGGTAGTGATTTGCCAATTGTATCATTTGGTTCAGTCATTGGTACGCATTTGGGAGAAGGGGCAGTGGCCTTTGGTATTTCTCCCATCATTGAATAG
- a CDS encoding DUF1149 family protein: MEIIREKEFVNQYHFDARNHAWEKENGVPETKLNVDFQLLERNEEENKTSMITILRFIIVLNHFVISGAMSQAVHLQGRYVNEPTEFTEEEKRTLVEPLLDMLKRMTYDVTEIAFDAPGVNLEF; the protein is encoded by the coding sequence ATGGAAATCATTCGCGAAAAAGAATTTGTCAATCAGTATCACTTTGATGCCCGCAATCATGCTTGGGAAAAGGAAAATGGGGTTCCAGAAACGAAATTAAATGTTGATTTCCAACTACTTGAACGCAATGAAGAAGAAAATAAAACATCAATGATTACTATTTTGCGTTTCATCATTGTTTTGAACCATTTTGTTATTTCTGGTGCTATGAGCCAAGCCGTTCATCTTCAGGGTCGTTACGTCAATGAACCGACAGAATTTACAGAGGAAGAAAAACGGACATTAGTTGAGCCACTATTGGATATGTTGAAACGCATGACCTATGATGTTACAGAAATTGCTTTTGATGCACCAGGTGTAAATTTGGAGTTTTAA